The Drosophila simulans strain w501 chromosome 3R, Prin_Dsim_3.1, whole genome shotgun sequence genome contains the following window.
CTAAGCTGTCTCGATTCCCTAATCCTTGTACTACCTTCCAGGCATCGCCAGTTTATCACGCCCCGGGATTAAGCATTCTGATTCTGATGTCCTCGCCTTTTTCGAGATTCGCGAATTGCCTTTTAGGATTTGGCCAAGGCCTTCCTACCTGTCTGCTTTGTTGGTTGTGCAACGGGAAGCGGGTGGTTGAGGTTTCGGGTGGAGCGTGCTCACCACGTGCTGAAGTGAAAATGAGGCCCACGTAGATCGTTCGTAGTTTTGGAAACTCTTTCCAAATAATAACCTCACATTAAATGGCATACTCGTAAAAGGCATTTCTTGCAATTAACTAAAGATTGCTagattttattcaattttaagcATTTGTTTTCTACGCAATTAACAAGAGTATATACTTCACAACGTGCCAAACAATTCTTGTACTCACTTTAATATTTCCCTGAACATTTTCCACCTTTACTTCCATTTGTTGAGGCACATTAATAGGCATAGAAGCAATGAAAGGAAATCGCGAGGAAACCAGTTGGACAGGAAACTCCCACGCTTCCACTTCACTCCGTTGACACCCCTCCCTGCCTCCTCGCTCCGTGGGTATTCACTCTGTGGGCCCGGCACGGAACTCTCCAGCccgaactggaactggaatcTAGAGTCTCGGCTCTGGAATCCCGGGTCTCATGCGAACCCCAGGCAAAAGACCAGTACAGTGCTCACCGCTGTGATCGCGGCATGTGCCAAAGGCGTCCACGCCAGGTTAcggttttattttgatttcggCTCTGACTCTGATGAGTCCGTGCCCATGCCACGCGGCCATGTCCCCAGGCCGACGCCCACCGGTTGGTTGCCCACTTGGTTGTGGCCAAACTGATTAAGCACAGCCGAGGGTTGAGTCCGCTGCTTTTGGGGGTGAAATCGACACCAAAATATGAATACTTCTACTAACACGACGGATTGCAAATACTTGGGGTTTAATCGAATATAAAACATATGGCTATGGCTATGATGGaagaacttaattaaaatatctcAAAAGCTACAAGATTTTTGATGTTAGTTTGATCTTTGATCTTCAGAGCTCTTATTGAACGTGATTGACTAggtttttaaactatttttctGCATTGGAAAATGGATATTCGGAAAAGTCCAAAATGGACCTCTTGAATAGCAGACATCAACAGAAGCTGCAACCTGCTGGGCCAacttgcattttgtttatctgggcattttaaatttataatttcttgtTCGCTAGCCCCTGAgattgtttttctttccccgctccttttttgttattaagagtttattgcattttgcgCTTCCATTTTCAAGTGGCTCGTACGGCATTATTTATGGGAGTGGTTCTTTGGCAGTGCGCTAGAAATCCACTTCAGCCGACTGCTCCGTTTGCAGCCCATCATCTGCTCCACCCCGGCGACTCCGTCCCCATCCTCCATCCTCGATATGGAGCAATGGCTTCATTTCGAGTGACACTTGTCGCTGGAGCTCTGCGGGACTGGGTGCCTGCCAGCTCGGTGCGCTTTCCGCTGCTTTATGGTCTTACCCGCCTCCCAAAATGGCATTGGGGTCGGCATGACATTCGGACGACTGTGGACTGTCGATTGCCGTTCGCTGATTGCTGATTGCTGATTGCCGCCGAGTTGTTTTGACAATTTAATAGCCGAACGCTTGGCGGTGACGCTTTATGTCACAATTTGCCCCAATGCTTTAATTCATTGCGGAAATCAAGGTAATTAGCAAGGAATCACATGGTCTTTGCTTGTTCTCATTCTCATTTAAACTTTACCTGGAAATATTGTTTTCTCAAACGATAAATTCAGGGCAATATATTCAATTAGAAAATGCTATGTTTACATGTGATTACTCAATATATATCcaaattccattttattttcattattattgttttaaatgctgaagtaatttttaattcatcCTTAAATAATCTACATATGAGGACTAGTTCGAAACACAAATGCTAATCGAAGACAATTTTGATGTTAAAAACCTTCCTTTTGCATCGCTCAGTTTTGGGATTGTAGATAgaaaaaatcatatatttttgggtgAGCATCTAACAATATGCCTATGGACCAGCATAATGTTATACCATATTatcacaaaacaaatgttttgtATGAAAATAGATTTATACATTTTCTCCCCATCCAGGCGAAGTATCACTTCACAGTCTGCCCCAAAAGCCGCTTTGCCGGGGCACTTAACACTCAGCAGAATCCAATCAAGTCGATTGATACAAGATTATGTATTGACTCGACTACTGCTTATTgaaaattccataaattagcaaatgaaaaacagaGCGTTCGGCGCTAATGAAATCTCGTACGTCTTTATGGCGCAACCTAAACAAAACGGCTGGAAATCTCCGATGTCCGAGCGCGGAATGTGCTTAATatcattaaaatcaataaaataaacaactaaTTTGATAAGCTGACAGCTGGGCGATCCGAAGTGGCGGGCCATTCGTCCGCCGTGACAATGAGGAACGGGCTGGAAAATGCATCCCCGCGAGCTTTCAATTGGCTGCCCGTCGGCCCAATCAGCATTTGGGCCCCCTGCACAGGCGCACGCAGCACGCAGTcggcccaccacccactgcactatggtccagaattcgttttttttggcataaagtctaaatttttatgtcaatatatcgtcctctagcaattattttctaatagaaaattgatcatataaataaaaaccaaaaacaaaattgaccgaaagcttcactaaatcgttttatgagcttttaaagttgaagtgttaaaaagctgattgagagaatgcaatttccgaaaaattacttgcttacttttgcatgtggtatgatcgttaatacgcatccaaaaattatagtaaaatatggaaaataaatgccaaggtatgatgtttttaacttatttaggtaatatatgtatagttgtactgtttttatgttgtgtgacatccaatttatgtgtattttaacagaaaattctaacgtgtcccctgtgtttcgtggagtataactaattttctgacaatttctgacaaaagttaaaaacgtcagtttgtacctttaactattgtctttcacggtaaagtaatatcttttgcccatttttgctcgttttcttaaaaatttgattttatataggcaattttgagttcagacatagcgacctcctggacatttggaggcgtaacaataggcaaataagttatgtttcagattacgtttattccgcaatcaacaacaataatcaggaatcgaaacagacagaagatattgacaaaaaaatagtaaattttgaattatttattaaaaaaaaactgcccgagtgtaacagacaaccacaccgatttatttccaaacataccaagtggatggcgtctaagataatgattcttgttagtgattttgaaaactccaagacaccCCAGCAAATtggacgccgaaacttatcttaccaaaatgcaggagaaagattaaaaaggaaactgaaaatacgagtgaagcccggaataagctttacaaaagggatcgactatcacatgcaaggaaaaatagtcggatcaataggatgagtgatattttccacagagcgattgataactcggacccactattatcaacaattagtttaaaagaaagagagagaaaaaataggaaaaaccacttccgaaggcagtaataagtcttttggaaatacagtataattttaaacctgatccatgagacaaaatattggattcacaatctgattctgattcgagttcagattcggaaatttaaaatgtagaactagaaaaagaagagggcgattatttttaaaacaacaatatacacgactttaaaaaaaaaaaaaaaaaaatgatatttcgttgactcctgagtcataccagtagttaatatgggaggcaagagagggcgtggtcgcacagacttcaaattttctgtgcaaactatttgtgatttaacaacaaaatgtacaaagtttcaagtctgtagctcaatttttagactttatgccaaaaaaatcgaattctggaccacagtgcactGGCCAACCGCAGTGGGTGTTAATTTCTGCGAAACCAGTTTGCTGAGCGAGAGGGCGCTATGCTCGGACGGGTTCCAATTGGACTGAGTGCGCAGCCTCTGTGCTCTTCTATTCGACTCTCGAGCATGCAAGGAGGCGGCCATTTTCTTAGAGCTGTCACACTCGCACTCATTGCCCAGGCCTATCCGACAGAGTGGTGGCTTGTTCGGAATACACCATGGCAAGCGCAACTCACCACAGGCAGGTCATACGCCTGGTCTGCTCGCACTCACGCTTTCGTTACCCTCTAGCCATTTTACGATGTGCATACATCGGTCCCACTCGCACACATGTGATCGTCGGCAGATATTTTCACGAGGCAACACAGCAGCGAGTTAGAATTTCAGGAGCATTTCAGTCCTGCTGCGCATCTTGAAACGTCAAGTCTTGGCATTCGGTTAGCGTCAAGTCTTGCTGCGATTCGAACGCCCCAGAAACGCATCGCGCGCGAGTGCATTACGTAAATAAGTATCAAGTCGCATGAGAAATATCTAAGAGCGAAACAAGCGCACAGTATATACAGCTAAGTGAGGTGACCTCAGTGCGTGATGGGCTCATTGGCCTAGCAAAGTGAGAATCGAAAACTTGTAGATCAGTTCTTTCTGAATTAATACTAAAAACATATAAGCGAGCAAAAACACTGTAACCATGATGATGAACGCCTTCATTGAGCCGGCTCAGCACCACCTGGCCAGCTATGGGCTGCGAATGTCGCCCAACACCaccgccagcaacagcaacgcgcagcagcaacagcagcagcaactcgaaatgacccaacagcagcagcaacaacagcaacagcaacaacagcagcagcaacagcaccaggATCAGGAATCCGCGGCGGCCACTGCTGCAGCCTACCAGAACTCCGGATACGGGCACTTTAACAGCTACGCCTCCCGGGACTTTCTGCTGGGCAGGAGGGAGGCCGAGTACGGAGTCGCGGGATCCGCCGGACAGGCCTCCGCCGCAGCGGACTCCATGCTCTTCTCCGGCTTTCCCGCTCAGGCCGCGGAGCTGGGCTCCGGGTTCGGACAACACCCCTTCCACagccaccatcaccaccaccagatGCGAATGGGCATGGCGGATGCCTACGCCGCCGGCCACCCGTACAACCACCACGGCAACTTCCCGACGGCGGCAGTGCACCACCCGGTCGTGCACCACCCGTCCCACCACGCCATGTCCGCGATGCACCCGGCCGGAGCCGGGGCCTTCCTTCGCTACATGCGCCATCAGCCGGCCTCGTCCGCCTCCAGCGTGAAGCAGGAGATGCAGTGCCTATGGATAGACCCCGACCAGCCTGGCCTGGTGCCCCCGGGCGGCAGGAAGACCTGCAACAAGGTCTTCCACTCGATGCACGAGATCGTCACCCACCTGACCGTGGAGCACGTGGGCGGACCGGAGTGCACCACCCACGCCTGCTTCTGGGTGGGCTGCTCCCGCAACGGACGCCCTTTCAAGGCCAAGTACAAGCTGGTCAACCACATCCGCGTCCACACCGGCGAGAAGCCTTTCGCCTGCCCGCACCCGGGTTGCGGCAAGGTCTTCGCCCGGAGCGAGAACCTCAAGATCCACAAGCGGACGCATACGGGTAAGTGTGGCGGTGCATTCCGCCTTCTATTAATAACGAACGGGGTACACCATCTATTGAAATGTAATCTGCGGTTGAGATGGAACGAAACCACATTCTTCAAACACCaagtttcaattgtttttttgcaAGCTTGAAGTTCAGAATTAATGcttttatttgtaattattcCCATTTTATAAAGAACCAAACACTAATAGAAAGTCAAAGCCTTGTGCAGATTTTAATCACTTATATTCAGAATAGCACATGCTAGGTCTGGAATCTCTTGGTATTCACCTTGCGTGGGCATAACCCTTGCCCGCCTGAGCAAATCCCGCACGTTGTCGAGGTGGGCGTGTTGCCGACGGCAAAAGTCGGTGCAACGCCCACTACCTGGCTTAACCCGCCACTGGCCGGGCGGGTCATCTTTTATGACACCTGTAAAACCTGCGTCCAAAGCCCTTCCGCGCCCAGAAAATCCCGCAAAGATGTTGTCCTTACGGCTAGGATTACTCTACGGCTTTAGGTTGACTTCGACTTTTGCTCCTAGTATTTCCCTAAGCCTGCGAACAGCTCTTGACTTTGGATTTTGACTGGCACGTATTTAACTACGTTTGGAAACTTggtcaaatttataaaaggaACTGAAAAATGCAGTTTAGAAActcctttgttttttatacTTTAAGCCTGGTTGTCGGCTTCAAATTTTTTCTTAACTAATAAATGCGTATCAGGCTTACCATTACTTTGATAGCCAATCTCTCTATGCGAATTCtcaatataattattttttcttaaatCCATCATTAATCATGCCCATTTCAAGCATTTCTCTTTCAATTgtctttcaaaaataaattaatatcgCTTTGCAGCCTGAAcacttcaaaaaaaaagatagtcCGAAACAAATGCCCGTGCTCTAGCACTTTTTGTCAGAGgcattaaaatacaatttatgcGGTATAGTCGTGATCTATGAGAAGTCGAACTATAAAGCCAGAAACGGAGCTTAACGCAAATTAATGACTTTGATTCCAGTGGCTGTTGAACTTGTTccattgaaatttatggctGAGCATGTAGGGCTCATTAGAAGCGGCGAAACACagccattaaaatcaattaacaaATGGAAGTTGGGAAAGCGGACATGGAATGCGAAAACACAGAACAAAGTTTCGCATAATTGGTGAAAAGCGCGCCACTCAGTTTAATAAACTTTCCAATAAATATCGCTGGGTCCTGGATTATCCTTGATTGGCCTCAGCCTTGGCGTAAAAAACTGGAAATTCGAGGAGAGGAACGAAAATATGGGCAACAATATTCCGCAATATCcagaatatttatattttgttgctTTAATGTTGGTTTCTGGCCTTTTTTGTTGCCTcttcatttttatgattttgttttgcgtgGGCTTTAACCGCATTTTCTAGGGATCATTTGGCCTCATACctcaaaattgaattaaaataagaCGTCGGGCTTCATTATAGCCTCATCTTGTAGTTACCGCGATTATAAACTCTCGGAGAGATTCATAAATCACTGAATTAGCCGCACAAAAAAGCTATTTCTGTAAATCTGTTCGGACAACAGTATTTTCTTTTGCACACTCATCGAaaggtaattaaaatgtttcgatttgatttcgaGACGCCGCCATATTGTGTTCGATTTTGGAACAATCATGTGGCATTATAATGAGTTGCTTGCTGTATGATGATACTTTTgactaatttcatatttcttttCTCCGCCGTGATGCAGCAGAAAAGTGCGTTCTGCTGACTGATTTGTGTGTGCCTATGATTGGTTGACCTGGCTACAATTGCCGGAGATAGCCAACATATTGATTGGCTTTCAAGTGGCCGGCGCACAACTTCATTACGGATCGGGATCGAGCTGGGATCGGTCTGGTGTCTGGCTGGGAGCGGGGCCTTTAACCTTTCCGTGCGACTCGGGCACTTGAAGTAGCATCCTCCGCagcgcataaatcaaaaattcaatCAGCATCGCTGGCTGGGCTAAATGTCCCTTGGCACtggtgtttgtttttattgcattgaCACCGCCAACCcagggcaaacaaacacactcgcacacactgTGTTGACACGTGTCAAAACTTCCGTTTGAAATGGCTCGGAAATGCTTCCGAGGCACTCCGTGCTGGCCCTCTCAAAAAAGCCATCGAAACCGAAATTGGGGTAACACTCGCCGGATTACTGGACGCATTCGCACATTCGCATTCCACTCCTctagctttattttatttgcgctGCGATTGTTTCTGCGCTGTTCTGTTTGGGTTACCCGCCATGCTACATTAAGCTTTTGATTTAGATTATGCAAAGGTTATTTACGACCTGGTTTCCACTCCTCGCCGATGGGACGGGTGAGGGGTCGAGTTTGATAAGTGGGTGAGTAAACCGGAGCAGGGCAGTCAAGTACGTGTTTATGGATCCAGTCGATATAGATCTGCCCCAAGTGGTGCCACTGTAGCAGCTCGAAATGATCGAAGGGGTCAATACACCGCGGCGGTAGTTGGCTCTAAGATTCGAGTGTGGAACGAGAGTGGGAGGTTATAGTTGTGAAATAACTCGTTACGTCAAATTCAGTTTATTTGTTCATATATAGTGTGTTTCTTTCGGcttgaaaattatgttttctttctcttttatttaaaacaaagattataaaacaaattcgaTTCAAATGAGACTATGAGTAGTCTCACCACCATAAAAGTCCTTTCAGAATCTAGAACCCAAACTCACACAAACCTTCACGTGTCTATGtctctttttgtttctttcccACCGTTCCGTCCGGTCACTGCGTTGTGTTAACTTTTGCACTTGTCGCCGTCACCATCTGCAATTTCGTCCAGCCTCCTGTCCATCCTGTCCGTCCTGTAAACCCTCCCAGCACCAGACTCCGCCCCTGAAACTCGGCAAAAAACCCGGCAAACAATCAAGGTTTGTCTGCTCTGTGGccgttgttttttgttgtttggggCTCTCTGTTGACCGGCCCGAGAGTCTGTGTGTCTGGATAGATGGCGTTTATCACGCTGTGCGGTTTGCACACACATAGCCATCTTTTACACGATTCTTtgcactccactccactccgctccgctccgccCGGCGGACCACAAACAACTTTATTCATTAACACCTACAACGGCCACAGGATCCGACTGCCACAAGAGCATTCAACAACTTTGTGGTTAGTTTTTATTCGTGGCCCCCCATCCGCTCCTTCCAAGCTCATTAAGCTGCTGCGAACCAGCTCCCAGCTACCCCCTCCAACCTCCCACCACCCAAAGCCCACCACCTCTggttttccccgcttttcaaGTGCAACCTCTCACTTTCCGCTTCCCCAGGCGCCTTGTTGTTGTGCAATTATGCTGCGGGGCAAAGTTTAGCATTCAACATTGTCCTGGCAGCTGCGACCCTTGTTTGATTAGCTCCCCCTCTCGCCAGGATGCCCCTTTCGGCCCCAACTCGGCTCCATTTAATTGAGTGCAAGTGTTTTTTTAATGAGTCTTTTATGGACTTGTTCAGCTCTGAACGATGAAGTGaattatgcaattatttaCACTTTTAGAAAGCTTTGGGGTAACTGAGGTTCATTGTACACGTGGAAAGTTATATGTAAGAGAAGTAGCTACAGGTTAGTCAGATTGTCTATTCGAATCTTCAGAAATCAAGGTTGTTTTCAGGACCAAACCCCAGATAATTATAGAACttcaaaacaatttgcacTGCTCACTTCTCAATGCATTTTTTGCTCGCTCGGCGccaattcaataatttttcaaaacacaaaattcaACAAAGCCAAAACGCTGGCAAATGTCAATGATTGATGACTTTATTGCGGGTTCAATGGTTttcacaaaaacacacaccgaACAGCctcagatacggatacagctACATCGAATACAACGAAGCGAGAGACAAaatcactttttattttgcggATAAACTGTGTGTTTGTCTTCTCAGAATTTGACTCTTGCCAGAACAATGGCCAGCAGACGAGGAAGAGTCAGCGggaggaggcggtggaaaAAACCTGCGATGTGCTCGAGCTGATTACCTTAGCTTCACTACCTGGTCGCAGTTTCGGGCCAGGATCTCCTGCCTCCACCCTCCCGCTGGTCGAGCAACTGACGACTGAAAATCAATTAGCTACGCTCTCTAGGAGCAATTCTCGGGTCTGCTCACCTAATGACGAATGCATTTCGAGGCCAGAACGGCCAGCGAGGGAAATTCGTCATTTAATTAGCAGCACCCCCGCCGGAGACCCTTCTCGCTATCCCTAACAACTGAAGCCATCTACGAGGACACCATGTTTGCATTCGTTTCGCTCAATTTGAAGTGTCAAATACCAACAAACATGACACACGATCGCAATCTGCTAAAAGTTTGACAAGCTGAAAAGTTCGCTCCTCGCCTTTTGGGGATTTATGTGCCAGAAGTAAAAGTGTATAAATTTCTGGTGTGGTCCAAGCCTTTGACAGCTGAATGTAAGCAAAGTTGGTAGATTTATTGACTGGACAGACTAGAGCGAAACTTTTTTGTGCTAAGTAAATTTATGGGCCCTAACATTTAGTGCCGAATTCTAACCCGACTTTATATCTGTGCACTTTTGAACTGTTCATTTGAAATGTATCCTCGAATGCTTTTGCTACGTATTTGGAACGGTGGGAATGAAACAACG
Protein-coding sequences here:
- the LOC6726746 gene encoding pair-rule protein odd-paired, giving the protein MMMNAFIEPAQHHLASYGLRMSPNTTASNSNAQQQQQQQLEMTQQQQQQQQQQQQQQQQHQDQESAAATAAAYQNSGYGHFNSYASRDFLLGRREAEYGVAGSAGQASAAADSMLFSGFPAQAAELGSGFGQHPFHSHHHHHQMRMGMADAYAAGHPYNHHGNFPTAAVHHPVVHHPSHHAMSAMHPAGAGAFLRYMRHQPASSASSVKQEMQCLWIDPDQPGLVPPGGRKTCNKVFHSMHEIVTHLTVEHVGGPECTTHACFWVGCSRNGRPFKAKYKLVNHIRVHTGEKPFACPHPGCGKVFARSENLKIHKRTHTGEKPFKCEHEGCDRRFANSSDRKKHSHVHTSDKPYNCRINGCDKSYTHPSSLRKHMKVHGNVDEKSPSHGYDSEGEESSSSSIITGGAQTPPSTRLDGSAGSSSGVSSLSGGSGIKSSPHSIKSEPNPMHSVHLGASSSGSSSTASSSASHLLQQQQQHQQQQQQQQHQQAQQQQQLTAHPSDPKSSPALQLMAASASAYLPPPLGPPPSHHHHPHHHQAAPSPGAAAASASMLHHNHHLLYHPAAQHHPPSDWYHTTAPSGSAEAMNPLNHFGHHHHHHHLMHPGAATAY